The nucleotide window gaaataaataaaatagagagtCAAAATTCGCAGGTTGAAAAGGTTCGAATTTGATGTATggttggaagaaaaagaaggtgCATATTATTCATGGCGAATCAGCTTCAACGTGCCTCATTATTCAGATCGATGcagagacagagagagagagagagagagaaagagaaacagCGACAGTGGATCTTGTCATCTATTGCAAAAtagtgaaattaattttttttaaatgtttaaaaaatattattttaattttaataatatcttttaaatgTTATCAAATTATAAAGTCGTAatcattataataataataaccaccATAGCatatacttaaaaaaatgtCACCAAACTTCTATTATATATCTagatatagaaaaaaatttagggTCCagattttttacttaaatttactattattatatatttattttataaaaatataactatatcATGTatgaactttattattttaatttaaaaataattaaattctcaatttttattttactaactttttttattgtagaaaaattaattcatatattatccattaatatatattcttaatcAGTCTTTCCTTTAATTAAGTATtaagattttgattttatttttttaaatgtaaaacTTTGAGTACATTGTTTTACACTTTTACCCGTCAAAATATTTACAAGTCAACAAAAGATTAATTACATATTTGTCACGTtgaagtgtgtgtttggattacagtttgcaaacgggagtttgcataaaattgattttgcaaaCTTGATTTTGGTCAAAAGTAGGTTTGTGTtaaagtgatttatgtttggtaatttttgtatcaaaatggattataataaaataaatgttgtttggcTTATAccattcaaaatcacttttagataaaaaattactaaaatagacatcaacttagatttttttttatattatcctattgttttaatttagatatttaaatagattttattagttaattttataataaaattaatatttacttactaaaataaaaataacatataaaaatagacaaaatatttttttaaataaaaataaaaattatatattttagatatatatatattgttacggtgggtaaccggagattaatacgACGGATGGCGTTTGGCGGCCCAAGTGTATGATGGAGGAGAACTCCGGAAAGGTCCGCAACTCGGGagactccgtccgacttgtgctcgcgcgtgaatggggggtggtacctgcaaagacactccgatgcctaagttagcaagagtgtgagcaggtctagagagtatgttactttagtatttttttacatCGTACTCTTATTCTAGTACTCTCaataatcttattcttaatattaatttgaaatccaacgtttatgattttattattatatatgattaattttttatttaatttatcttttttaatggaatcataatctatattataaaaaattacactaaaatATAGTATAGgagaattataattataaaagatagtactgaaaataataaaaaaaattaagtgatTGAAACAAATCTAAAAGTTCTTAATgatctttttatataatatatttttagtatttttagtactttcttttagtatgttataattttttactatcattattatttacagttaatttttttatttaatttactttacctaatagaattaataaatcatattataaaaagataataacaaacataatacataaaaatcacgattataaaagtgtataatatcaaacaaatagttaaaaaaataaaaataataaataatagaaaattagagctcatataaatagaaataacaagaattttataaataatacaataacatatacaaaggataaagttggtaaaaagtaaataaaatgtTAGTATCTATGGCTAAAAGTCCGTTAAGAAAACGCAGAAGCTAAAAATAGTTGCTTCTTGTAAACGCTGGTTTTGGCAGCAGAATCACTTCTACGTTCATGAGAAAAAAATTTGCCAAACCAAAAGTTGAAACTTTCAAGAAATTTAAACGTGCTTCTTCCCTTCCAACGATTTCCAAACACACCCGAATAAGTTGAAATTCTAGGACATTTTAACCGAGGGAACCTATATAATATATAACCGCTATTCATGATCCATATAATATGATTATTTGGACTTgcatacaaataaataaatatacaaatttgAATATTTTCCGAACTAATATAAATTTACACCAaccattttatttaaagaaattatatTTATACTATTCTTTGGTATATTATTTATGTGTGTATATTTGTTATCTTTATCaattaatgttaattttaaaataaaaattatatatatacaaaatgtacataaaattaatacatatagtatcttctaattataatttataattttatatcgaAGAATGAAGATGATACTAATACCAGCAAGTGGATAAgtgattataatttataaattgaaaGTAACCATACACGCCAAGTAACATTTAAAAGATCCACAATATATCACAAACACCAGCTTTTAAATTCTAACTTCTAAGGTAATTGCTTGAACCCATTTTTGGTCAAATTTAAACCCAAATACAGATAAAAATACGTGtactaaattatattaaagcacactttcttttgttttgggTCTCATCATCACAAACTAAAATTCATTGAGCTCCCAAAAATTTCTTgctccaagccaagagtatagtTTCTGTGGCAGAATTTAGTCATTCGTTTCTTGATGAGTATCTTGAAGTCCAATACTTCTCTATTTCATCAGCTGTTCTTCCGGGAATTCTTCCGGCAATTAAGGACCACCTGCTAtggaaattaattaaaacaacatatattattattttcttaagcTTATTCATATTACTatgttttgaaaaacatttatatttttaaaataatgctACATATTCAAGTTCTTTTGTTAATCAAATCCAATCAAATTGGTCTAGcataacaaaaatcaattatgactaatattattctaaattttattatttaatttgattagacTTGGTTCataaaaagatttagatatgtagtattatttatatttttactattagTTATGTAgtgtttagttttaaaaatatagtttAGTTTTGATGTACTGATAGTATaaagtattttattatttttagtgatGTACATTACGTAGTTAAATGTACGTGTAAATTTTACATTACagtgtattaaaattaacttcttAAAAATACGATAcaaatttaagaatatatatagtGACCTGTCCCCAACAAGTTTATACATCCTGGAAATAAGAGTTTTCTCATCCTCCGAAAATTCAACCTTGGAAGCTCGATTGGACACTTGTTCTGCACAATATAAACTCTCCAAAAATAAAGCACTAGTCATCACTTGCATCAATCTAAATGAATTATATTGTGTCATCATATATAACTCATAAAATTAGAgacagaaaaaagaagaagagtatatatgtatgtaatcATCAATATGatctcaattaaataaaatctatatAATTATTCGATCCAATATTAAAATACCAAAAAGAGTGGTAGTAATTAACACAAGCTAAGAAAGCATTACATATTAGCTAGTGaggaatattatattatataaattagaaGAAATGGagtataacaaaattaaaggattattattatatatttatatacctGTAGAGTTTGCAGAAACAtgttgagaagaagaagaagaagaagagtgatCTATGTCGTCcattgtcaaaaataattttcaacaaaaagatATATAGATAGATGCGGAAGTGAAAGATATGTTAGAGGATGAGGAAGGTTATGAATTTTGTTGCTATTAATATATAGAAGCCGAGTGattcttttttcttaattaattaatcaaaggCACGTCAATGGTAGAACTGGAACAATAAAATGGCTATAGTAAAGTAcagagaagaatgaagaatggTAGTTGAACGTATATGTGACCCTTAGGTAGTTGAGCTTTACCATGTTACTATACATGTTAGTtgaaagtaaataataaatttagaaaatgtTTTAGATCATTGAAATATAAAAACGGGAGAGAAAAagcataataaaatataatatacaattAATTTTGTTGTTAAGAATCAACACCAGAAAAGCTAAAGCTTTGAAGGAAAATTGTGTCTGCTCCTCTTGGTTATCGATTTTATGGAACGGTGAAAGGTTATAGCTGCTGCTggtttttgttctttttgctCTTTAAGCTTGTTTCTTTTTCTAGTGTggtttaagtaaaaaaaaaaaaaaaacacaatgtATAAATATAAATCAATTTGAGTTGATCGAATAATCAGTTCTCTCGTTCGCTTAAACAAATGTTGAGGGTTTGAATCTAGCTTTACATGTATATACAAGAATTCATTAGTCAACGACATCTTCAATAGAGCTATGATTTATATCGAATTAGTTATTAACCTGTCAAATGTACAGCCGTACCAAGTATTCCAATATACTATTCCTGTTAATTGtttaatatgtatatattacaTTATGGTTAgtctaaattatatatttaatttatttgtcaagatttttttttcgtcaaaaaaagaaaagaaaaaaatttacaaattgcAAGTGAAGAGAATAGCACTTAATAgaatatgtttaatttattaatgcTAATGTTAAATCACTTGTTAACAACAACTCAAGTGTAAGTAAATTTTGGACCAATaaatttaaatgataaaataagtatataattatactatattaaaaaaataatatttgaaaatataaaatagaagcCATGAAGCAAGCAAATTGACACTGATGATTATTGATACAAATATATTCTTAATTTGCTTACATTTGTGATCAGCACAAAGTTAAATCTACAAACACCAACTCtctgaaaagaaaagaattcacAAGATATATAGAGAAAGAAAGTTTTTAAATATACCGGTActgatcttaattatatatattatattatattttttataattaagatcaataattaaaaattattaaaatatcaatacacttaaaaatttttctataaaCAAAACTCATTAACATATTTTTGTGTATATTCAATTATTCACCACTAGTTCTCTTTCAATGTAAAGGAAAATAATGCCCATCACGTTTTATCATTTGCTCCCTCTGATTTCTTGACCAAGTTACGTTTGTTCCACCCCTACCGCATGTTTCATAcctcttttttgcttttttatatGGAACGAAGTTCCCTATGATGTTTAATTTTgcttatatatttattacaaTCACAAATAAAGTGGAACAATTTATTTCCATTATTATGGCATGTAATCAAATGATGACTAATGTGGTTGCTGACTCGGTGGGAGAAGGTAGGTTGTCACTTGTCATATCACATGTCTCTCCAATAATTTCAGATGagtcaaaaagaaagaaaaactgaATTATAATATTTcatattgaattaaaaaaaactaatcacTAAATCAATTATTCCAAATTTGTATATCCTTATAtgtgttattttatatattttaatatatatttatataattaactaatttttatgttcacataattagttaataaaactATATTATCACatgtctaaaaaaattaaaaaaataaagtattgcttaatttttaatatttagactaaattttagttttgtctctaatttttaaaatgtatttttttattccaaatattttattttatctttttttaattttttgattaaaatttattaaaaaacttatttttcattatattttttaagtagcAAAAAATCGTAATTGTAgtagttataataataatttaaaaataaaaataatagaagaataagaaaaataaaaaataataataaaatttagaagaaaattaatttttaaccgAATACAAAAATAGAACCAAATAGAATATTCAAGatagaaatatatataatattttaaatattaggaataaaattaaaatttaactaaaatattagagacgaaattatatattttaataattatctaataacatttataatatttatccCAAAATTAGAAGTATTTGTAAATCCAATCATATTAGATATAGTCAAAATTTTAATCTGATTTACATTTTCCTTATTAGATCAGATTGAATTCAATATCCATGTTTATTATATTTGGATTTAATCCACACATatccagaaaataaaaatattaaaaaaacttatttctataaaaaaaagtcaataaaatctatttttcactataatcaaaatttttttcattcttttaaattttaaatatttttattcctaaaatattaataaactaacttttcttaaataacaaacataaaataatactacatatatgaataataattattaattaaaataaaacataaatacaacgtatattatttaattatttattatttagtgtgaatttttaaatatatagatGTGGTATCTTCAATTTGATCTGCTTAGAGTGCAGATCAATTCGATCATATTGCGGATATAAATACCTCAGATTTGTATATATGATGCGATCTATAAATACTTTTACTCaaaatttaagttaataaaaaatatataaattactaTGTCTTTAACAATGACATCGACGATAAATAAcaactattttttgttttaaaaagaggGTTGTTCTTAAGATTAATTCTGAAAATTTTCATTACCAAATTAATTCGATAATGTATTATACATCTCTCTGAAAAAGTGAAAGGTGGAGTGATTCTTTAGATAAAGTGATGCACAAGGGGAAGAAAAGTGAGAAATTTATTCGAAATGGTTGCATGGGAACACACATATATAAGTAATCTATAATAATCTTTTACTACATAATACAATGATTAATTAAGAAACCTAGAGTAGATGATTACAGCACATAGGCCTCTTGAACTAACATACAATAACGCAAAGCTGGCTATTGCTTGAGTTTTAGATTTACAATCTTTTGCTATTGAGTAgtacttaattaattagaaaCCATGAATCTTGATATTATCCTTCTTTACTATGCCAGCCTGCATTATAACAACATGggaatttattatattatagattaCAACACCCATTTAAAACTATGACATTATTAAGGGTCATTCTAGTATGTTAATTACTTTACAGtagctatatatattatttaaaaaaaataaaattaaaataatatttttattatttaagaatactttttaaaatgTATTGCTAGGATCCatctattattaattatttaacgtTCACCTGCACAAGgaaggtagaaacatttttcctttgatcTCCCTGAAGTTGTATGACCTGCATAATATAGTGTTATTCCCTTCTCCTACTATTGGAAAAATATGCATGTAATGTTCAAATCTAAAAACCTTAAAGAATTATGATAGTTtgagaatttttaataattatgatttataattcaaataacaaaTGCTGTAAAATTAAAAGAGTATTAATTATTTAGAGATTAATGATCAAAATAATCCCTAAAAAATTATACGTCAATTTAGTCCTCAAGTAATAAAATGCTTTAAATTGATCTTTAAAATATATACCTGGCCCAACTCAGGGTCCTGGACAACAGTACCATTACAACAAAACTCTTTCTTGAGGTCCTTAAGAATCTTGGAGTAACTGAATTCTTTCTTCAATCCTTGAACTGTTGTAAGGCTTTTCCTCCCGTTTCGCTGCTGCACCCGGATATGAACATAATCTTTCGCCCCGATACCTGAGTCCTCAGCATTTGCCTCAGCAAACGGAtctgtatgtatgtatgttgttCATTACCATATCAACTTAATAACATACATATTgtgtattcaatattttttcagACTAAAAACAGAACTCACCAAAAGTAGATGGAATGTCGTTTGTGTCAAATTCAGACATGAAAACTGCACTTGGTTATTATTTGTATTCAACACACACTCTTTTCAATAAATCTAATCAATTCAGCAAAGtcagaaataaaatgaaataactGACGTATatatcaaccttgataattCTAAATGAAATCCTCACGCTTATATGTAATAGGGGAATTTAGGGAATTGCAGTAACGATCATAACATACATGATAAATACCTGAAGCTTGTTTTGGTATGAAGgtgattttttcttttcctttaatttttacTAAAAGTAATTAAGGATTAAAAACTTTGTCATGCTTTAATATATAGCGGTTGAGAGAAGTGCTCCCAGCCGCCCAAATTTGTTGTGGTTGTTGTAATACTTTTGTTCAAACTCATGTTACAAATGTTTAAATCATGACAATAATCCCTtgacaaatttaattttcataatttatttcaaatattgTGACAagtaattatatattaactacTTGATTATTATGATTATCAATTAAAGACAATACTATACTACAGTTTATTTATAAGAGAGAGTAATTAATAGGTTGAACCAAACATTCACAAATAAAAGgtaatttttgtttatcaatAACATTATTCATATACTAAACATTTTGATATCCTATAAAAATAcaattgttattaattaattatatatttaaattatttttctaattaagaAAATACATGTTAGTTATAaaacaatattaatattaaaataatgtctaaaataaaaaattaagacatATTGAGATTGTTTATTTATCTACTTAAAGAAAACAAGTTTGTAAACTAAGTTTAATTGCGTAAATgcttatatatttattacagtaattttaagtaatttaaatttttcagttaatattatttaattttttaaaaatatttttgt belongs to Arachis duranensis cultivar V14167 chromosome 8, aradu.V14167.gnm2.J7QH, whole genome shotgun sequence and includes:
- the LOC107462012 gene encoding MYB-like transcription factor ETC3 isoform X2 is translated as MDDIDHSSSSSSSQHVSANSTEQVSNRASKVEFSEDEKTLISRMYKLVGDRWSLIAGRIPGRTADEIEKYWTSRYSSRNE
- the LOC107462012 gene encoding MYB-like transcription factor ETC3 isoform X1 codes for the protein MDDIDHSSSSSSSQHVSANSTEQVSNRASKVEFSEDEKTLISRMYKLVGDSRWSLIAGRIPGRTADEIEKYWTSRYSSRNE
- the LOC107462011 gene encoding protein translation factor SUI1 homolog gives rise to the protein MSEFDTNDIPSTFDPFAEANAEDSGIGAKDYVHIRVQQRNGRKSLTTVQGLKKEFSYSKILKDLKKEFCCNGTVVQDPELGQVIQLQGDQRKNVSTFLVQAGIVKKDNIKIHGF